One window of the Pyrus communis chromosome 17, drPyrComm1.1, whole genome shotgun sequence genome contains the following:
- the LOC137721985 gene encoding isocitrate dehydrogenase [NAD] regulatory subunit 1, mitochondrial-like, producing the protein MKRVPPKVIESIQKNKVCLKGGLKTPVGGGVSSLNVQLRKELDLYASLVNCFNLPSLPTRHENVDIVERTPRANTPGSSTRSSLVITKFCSERIAKYVFEYAYLNNRKKVTAVHKANIMKLANGLFLESCREVATKYPSINYNEIIVDNCCMQLVS; encoded by the exons ATGAAGCGAGTCCCGCCGAAGGTGATCGAGTCGATTCAGAAAAACAAGGTGTGCTTGAAGGGCGGGCTGAAGACTCCGGTGGGCGGCGGCGTGAGCTCGCTCAACGTGCAGCTGAGAAAAGAGCTCGACCTGTACGCTTCGCTAGTAAACTGCTTCAACCTACCCAGCCTCCCCACCCGCCACGAGAACGTGGACATTGTCGAGAGAACACCGAGGGCGAATACGCCGGGCTCGAGCACGAGGTCATCCCTG GTGATCACCAAGTTCTGCTCGGAGCGAATTGCCAAGTACGTTTTCGAGTATGCCTATTTGAACAACAGGAAGAAGGTGACTGCTGTGCACAAAGCCAACATTATGAAGCTGGCTAATGGGTTGTTCTTGGAGTCCTGCAGAGAGGTTGCTACAAAGTACCCAAGTATTAATTACAATGAAATTATTGTGGACAATTGCTGTATGCAACTTGTTTCGTAG